From a region of the Takifugu flavidus isolate HTHZ2018 chromosome 18, ASM371156v2, whole genome shotgun sequence genome:
- the gna13b gene encoding guanine nucleotide-binding protein subunit alpha-13b — MADFLPSRSLLSVCFPNCLLTSGEVEQLRKSKEIDKCINRDKTYVKRLVKILLLGAGESGKSTFLKQMRIIHGQDFDQRAKEEFKATIFSNVIKGIRVLVDAREKLHIPWGKPSNQQHGDTMMAFDTRSTMAQGHGMVEYKVFQHYLPSIRALWADEGIQTAYDRRREFQLGESVKYFLDNLEKLGQPGYLPSQQDILLARKPTKGIHEYDFEIKNVPFKMVDVGGQRSERRRWFECFDSVTSILFLVSSSEYDQVLMEDRQTNRLSESLNIFETIVNNRVFSNVSIILFLNKTDLLEEKVKQVSIKDYFSEFSGDPNSLADVQRFLVECFRKKRREQQHKPLYHHFTTAINTENIRLVFRDVKDTILHDNLKQLMLQ; from the exons ATGGCGGACTTCCTGCCGTCCCGCTCGCTCTTATCTGTATGTTTCCCCAACTGTCTCCTCACAAGCGGCGAGGTAGAACAGTTGCGGAAGTCTAAAGAGATCGATAAGTGTATTAATCGAGATAAGACGTACGTGAAAAGGCTAGTAAAGATTTTATTGCTTGGAGCAGGGGAGAGCGGCAAGTCTACTTTCCTCAAGCAGATGCGCATTATCCACGGGCAGGACTTCGATCAGAGGGCCAAAGAAGAATTCAAAGCCACGATTTTTAGTAATGTTATTAAAG gTATTCGAGTGTTGGTGGATGCTCGAGAAAAGCTGCACATTCCATGGGGTAAACCATCCAACCAGCAGCATGGAGACACCATGATGGCGTTTGACACTAGGTCAACTATGGCCCAAGGTCATGGCATGGTGGAATATAAAGTTTTCCAGCACTATCTGCCATCCATTCGTGCCTTGTGGGCTGATGAGGGCATTCAGACAGCCTATGACAGACGTCGAGAGTTCCAGCTG GGGGAGTCAGTCAAGTATTTCCTGGATAATTTGGAAAAACTTGGGCAGCCG GGCTACCTCCCGAGCCAACAGGACATCCTCCTGGCCAGAAAGCCCACTAAGGGGATCCATGAGTATGACTTTGAGATCAAGAACGTGCCTTTCAAGATGGTGGATGTGGGAGGTCAGCGCTCTGAGAGGCGACGCTGGTTTGAATGCTTCGACTCTGTCACATCTATTCTGTTTCTCGTCTCATCCTCCGAGTACGACCAG GTGCTGATGGAGGACCGGCAAACCAACCGGCTCAGTGAATCCCTCAACATCTTTGAAACCATCGTCAACAACCGGGTGTTCAGCAACGTCTCCATTATTTTGTTTCTGAACAAAACAGACCTGCTTGAGGAGAAAGTAAAGCAGGTGTCCATTAAAGACTATTTCTCAGAGTTTTCAGGTGACCCCAACAGCCTGGCAGATGTCCAACGCTTCCTGGTGGAGTGCTTCCGCAAAAAGCGCCGCGAGCAGCAGCACAAGCCACTGTACCACCACTTCACCACAGCCATCAACACTGAGAACATCCGGTTGGTGTTCCGGGATGTCAAGGACACCATTCTGCACGATAACCTCAAACAGCTCATGttgcagtga
- the slc16a6b gene encoding solute carrier family 16 member 6b isoform X1, whose product MFASPACLPPSVREALRQADITHLHCGYPCLQHRIPWKSSSNSTFVALIFRNIRRGPTPVAMRSPSFQKCLGPNVYPEVPEGGWGWTVAAAFFVVEICTYGILKSLGVFLQDLMEEFGESNNRVSWVISICAFIFTVTAPLSTFLSNRFGHRPVVMMGGFLISLGTITSAFSNSINEMYITIGLVSGLGYCLSFLPTVTLLAQYFSKRRALVTSIASSGESFALFAFAPALTALKEHIGWRYCLVLLGIFQASVIGCGLLLRPIIIKADSEKEASETDKEHVSLKQLEAVYELENEQTITSVSSGASKDSEDSGITSLYASDVDLRAAEEGAMIKLAVEDKEGQEPSLSTVSTPVKEGELLELQAGSLQPSGPKLLDFSVLKDGAFIWYSCFGLFATLGFFAPQLYIIELSKSRGIEPSMASYMLSVMAVAEIFGRLSIGVVLNKVSCRKTLVLLACVVLLSLVLVAFTIVWEFWGLVVCCILYGYFLGTVASTHIPMLAEEDVVGVQKMASCVGVYVFIQSFAGLAGPPLGGVLVDVTHNYGAAFYSCAAGMGVGAICLAMVGPAKSGTCQRQSKEREEEAKMSEDNEQLDFLEVDFTQGNSPAGQIVDPEKASVI is encoded by the exons ATGTTCGCTTCGCccgcctgtctgcctccctccgTTAGGGAAGCCCTGCGGCAGGCTGACATCACCCATCTGCACTGCGGCTATCCCTGTCTGCAACACAGGATCCCCTGGAAATCCAGCTCAAATTCGACATTTGTTGCGCTGATATTCCGAAATATACGCAG GGGACCAACCCCTGTAGCCATGAGGTCGCCCAGTTTCCAAAAGTGTTTGGGTCCAAATGTTTACCCAGAGGTGCCTGAAGGCGGCTGGGGTTGGACGGTGGCTGCAGCCTTCTTTGTGGTCGAGATCTGCACCTATGGGATTCTCAAGAGCCTGGGGGTCTTTCTCCAGGATCTCATGGAAGAGTTTGGGGAGAGCAACAATCGAGTGTCCTGGGTCATCTCCATATGTGCCTTCATCTTTACCGTCACAG CTCCATTGTCCACGTTCTTGAGCAACCGTTTTGGCCATCGTCCAGTGGTGATGATGGGAGGCTTCCTGATCAGCCTCGGAACCATCACCTCCGCATTCAGCAACTCCATCAATGAGATGTACATCACCATCGGTCTTGTTTCAG GCCTTGGCTActgcctctccttcctccccaccGTCACACTCCTCGCTCAGTATTTCTCCAAACGGCGCGCTCTCGTCACCTCCATCGCTTCGTCGGGGGAATCCTTCGCCCTATTTGCTTTTGCACCTG CCCTCACTGCGCTGAAGGAACACATTGGCTGGCGCTATTGTCTCGTCCTCCTTGGCATCTTTCAGGCTTCGGTGATTGGTTGTGGACTTCTCCTTCGTCCAATTATTATAAAAGCAGATTCTGAAAAAGAAGCCAGCGAAACAGACAAAGAGCACGTTTCCCTGAAGCAGCTTGAGGCTGTTTACGAGCTGGAAAATGAACAAACCATAACCTCGGTCAGTTCAGGAGCATCAAAGGACTCAGAGGACTCAGGCATTACATCCCTTTATGCTTCCGATGTAGACCTGAGGGCTGCTGAAGAAGGAGCGATGATAAAGTTAGCTGTTGAGGACAAAGAAGGACAGGAGCCCTCCTTGTCCACAGTCTCAACTCCAGTCAAGGAGGGTGAACTTTTAGAGCTACAGGCAGGTTCTCTACAGCCCTCCGGGCCCAAACTCCTGGACTTCTCTGTGCTTAAAGATGGTGCCTTCATCTGGTATTCCTGTTTTGGCCTGTTTGCCACACTTGGCTTCTTTGCTCCACAGCTTTACATCATTGAACTCAGCAAAAGCCGGGGGATTGAGCCAAGCATGGCCTCCTACATGCTCTCTGTGATGGCGGTGGCTGAGATCTTCGGTCGCCTCTCTATCGGAGTGGTGCTGAACAAAGTGAGCTGCAGGAAAACCCTGGTGCTGCTGGCCTGCGTGGTTCTGCTGTCGCTAGTGCTGGTGGCCTTCACTATCGTGTGGGAGTTCTGGGGTCTAGTGGTCTGCTGCATCCTGTATGGCTACTTCCTGGGCACCGTGGCATCCACTCACATCCCCATGCTGGCTGAGGAGGATGTGGTGGGCGTCCAGAAGATGGCGTCGTGTGTGGGAGTGTATGTTTTCATCCAGAGCTTTGCTGGACTGGCAGGACCTCCCCTGGGAG GTGTGTTGGTGGATGTCACTCACAATTATGGAGCTGCCTTCTACTCCTGTGCAGCCGGAATGGGAGTCGGTGCCATCTGCCTGGCTATGGTTGGCCCAGCCAAGTCAGGCACGTGCCAAAGGCAAagcaaagagagggaggaagaagcaaAAATGTCTGAGGACAATGAGCAGTTGGACTTTCTGGAGGTGGACTTTACCCAGGGGAACAGTCCAGCCGGACAGATTGTGGATCCAGAAAAAGCCTCTGTAATATAA
- the slc16a6b gene encoding solute carrier family 16 member 6b isoform X2 — protein MRSPSFQKCLGPNVYPEVPEGGWGWTVAAAFFVVEICTYGILKSLGVFLQDLMEEFGESNNRVSWVISICAFIFTVTAPLSTFLSNRFGHRPVVMMGGFLISLGTITSAFSNSINEMYITIGLVSGLGYCLSFLPTVTLLAQYFSKRRALVTSIASSGESFALFAFAPALTALKEHIGWRYCLVLLGIFQASVIGCGLLLRPIIIKADSEKEASETDKEHVSLKQLEAVYELENEQTITSVSSGASKDSEDSGITSLYASDVDLRAAEEGAMIKLAVEDKEGQEPSLSTVSTPVKEGELLELQAGSLQPSGPKLLDFSVLKDGAFIWYSCFGLFATLGFFAPQLYIIELSKSRGIEPSMASYMLSVMAVAEIFGRLSIGVVLNKVSCRKTLVLLACVVLLSLVLVAFTIVWEFWGLVVCCILYGYFLGTVASTHIPMLAEEDVVGVQKMASCVGVYVFIQSFAGLAGPPLGGVLVDVTHNYGAAFYSCAAGMGVGAICLAMVGPAKSGTCQRQSKEREEEAKMSEDNEQLDFLEVDFTQGNSPAGQIVDPEKASVI, from the exons ATGAGGTCGCCCAGTTTCCAAAAGTGTTTGGGTCCAAATGTTTACCCAGAGGTGCCTGAAGGCGGCTGGGGTTGGACGGTGGCTGCAGCCTTCTTTGTGGTCGAGATCTGCACCTATGGGATTCTCAAGAGCCTGGGGGTCTTTCTCCAGGATCTCATGGAAGAGTTTGGGGAGAGCAACAATCGAGTGTCCTGGGTCATCTCCATATGTGCCTTCATCTTTACCGTCACAG CTCCATTGTCCACGTTCTTGAGCAACCGTTTTGGCCATCGTCCAGTGGTGATGATGGGAGGCTTCCTGATCAGCCTCGGAACCATCACCTCCGCATTCAGCAACTCCATCAATGAGATGTACATCACCATCGGTCTTGTTTCAG GCCTTGGCTActgcctctccttcctccccaccGTCACACTCCTCGCTCAGTATTTCTCCAAACGGCGCGCTCTCGTCACCTCCATCGCTTCGTCGGGGGAATCCTTCGCCCTATTTGCTTTTGCACCTG CCCTCACTGCGCTGAAGGAACACATTGGCTGGCGCTATTGTCTCGTCCTCCTTGGCATCTTTCAGGCTTCGGTGATTGGTTGTGGACTTCTCCTTCGTCCAATTATTATAAAAGCAGATTCTGAAAAAGAAGCCAGCGAAACAGACAAAGAGCACGTTTCCCTGAAGCAGCTTGAGGCTGTTTACGAGCTGGAAAATGAACAAACCATAACCTCGGTCAGTTCAGGAGCATCAAAGGACTCAGAGGACTCAGGCATTACATCCCTTTATGCTTCCGATGTAGACCTGAGGGCTGCTGAAGAAGGAGCGATGATAAAGTTAGCTGTTGAGGACAAAGAAGGACAGGAGCCCTCCTTGTCCACAGTCTCAACTCCAGTCAAGGAGGGTGAACTTTTAGAGCTACAGGCAGGTTCTCTACAGCCCTCCGGGCCCAAACTCCTGGACTTCTCTGTGCTTAAAGATGGTGCCTTCATCTGGTATTCCTGTTTTGGCCTGTTTGCCACACTTGGCTTCTTTGCTCCACAGCTTTACATCATTGAACTCAGCAAAAGCCGGGGGATTGAGCCAAGCATGGCCTCCTACATGCTCTCTGTGATGGCGGTGGCTGAGATCTTCGGTCGCCTCTCTATCGGAGTGGTGCTGAACAAAGTGAGCTGCAGGAAAACCCTGGTGCTGCTGGCCTGCGTGGTTCTGCTGTCGCTAGTGCTGGTGGCCTTCACTATCGTGTGGGAGTTCTGGGGTCTAGTGGTCTGCTGCATCCTGTATGGCTACTTCCTGGGCACCGTGGCATCCACTCACATCCCCATGCTGGCTGAGGAGGATGTGGTGGGCGTCCAGAAGATGGCGTCGTGTGTGGGAGTGTATGTTTTCATCCAGAGCTTTGCTGGACTGGCAGGACCTCCCCTGGGAG GTGTGTTGGTGGATGTCACTCACAATTATGGAGCTGCCTTCTACTCCTGTGCAGCCGGAATGGGAGTCGGTGCCATCTGCCTGGCTATGGTTGGCCCAGCCAAGTCAGGCACGTGCCAAAGGCAAagcaaagagagggaggaagaagcaaAAATGTCTGAGGACAATGAGCAGTTGGACTTTCTGGAGGTGGACTTTACCCAGGGGAACAGTCCAGCCGGACAGATTGTGGATCCAGAAAAAGCCTCTGTAATATAA